The Oryza brachyantha chromosome 7, ObraRS2, whole genome shotgun sequence genomic interval AGCCCAaagattttaatatttagactTTGTCTGTCATACATAATGTAAGTGCTAGTCTCTTGCTCAACGGATTTCAAATCTGCTACACCATCACGGGACATGAGCAACTGAACTGCACTTAATGTCAGGTCAGGATGGTTTATAGTTTTGCCTTTCATTAAAATCTCAAGAGGCCTTCTCAAGTCGGCTATTGTTTTTGTGGCATTTGCAGTAAGCTTGACACGGAATATACCATATTCATTCTTCTCCAAGTTGTAAGACACACCTACATGAAGCAGAACACTGATTAAGGCTTGACAAGGCCAGCACATATAAATACTTTTGCGGGCtaaaacaaccaaacaatattAAGAGTTTAAGACCATCTAAGAAAGGTGCCGCTGCTAGCTACCAGCCTACCACACAGTGACCAAAGGACTACTGGTTATCAAATGTAAAAACTGCTGATGGAAAAAACCTGGATAATATTGAGTCTACTGAAATAAATTAGGAGTGCAACTTAtagaatttaagttttttttaaaaaggaggATTTTATTGGATTTAAGTATCTCAAactatttgacaaaaaaatgccATATTCAAGCTTCAATCACCATCAATTTGTATCATTTGTATCCACATTAAATGGTTACAGAATTGCTCTTGTCAAAGGCAAGATATTTGTTAATGATCTGTTCAAGGCCCACACACGTGCATCAGCCAAGATTGAGGCGATTTTAGGCTTgtgtttaattttctaaacttCCACCAAGTAGAAGACATGAAAGTAAATCCTTCCTATCagtaaaactataaattttacataaatatgCCTCAAACTGTCAAACATACTGTGTAAATCATATAGAACTGAAGTAtgggaaaatatatataaataacattCATGCGATCAAGAAAATTATGAATTCAACCAAATAGTATGGAAAATTAGAAGCAGACAAGTTTAAGAGATAACGACTAATGAGGAATCCAGAACTACCTTTTTGGCTTCGGAAGCTCTCAAGCAGAGAAGCGACTGCTTGGCTGATAACATTATACACACGTACTGGACAGGAGACTGTACTATGAAAAACATGCTGGCATTGTATTATCTGCCAAGGAAGACAACATGGAAGAACATGTCCTTCAAGATGCTCCAATGCTCTTGCAGCCTCTCGATGAAGACTTCCATCAAATGTAATAGTGGCTCTCATCACTGAATCATTCTCCTCTGGAGGGAACACCTCAACGCGGAAATTTTGGGCAGGAAAATTTTTCTTTGGCATGAAGGAAGAAATTTCTCTAATTAGTGCTTCTGCACACAAAGAAGCAGAGGGGGGAGCTATAGGTGTTCCCCTGAGCAAATGTATGTCAACAATTGTCCTTGTTGTCGTGCTACGAAAAGCATCATACAGTTCTGGCTCTGTTACATGCAACGGAATTCCTTTGACAAAAATACAATTCTCATGCCTCGTACTGACCTCACAGTTGATATACCTTCCACCAACTGCCAGAGCAAAGCAATCCTTTACAATAAATTCAGCTTCcccattagcacatgttactAGCGCGAGTCCTCGGCTTCGCTTAAGTGGCCAAGATACTTTAGCTCTTACTGCTGGAAATGGTAATCCTCGATTATTGAAGGAGCATACTTGAACCACCTTCAATGGAGAACCATGAAATTCCATCCCATTCAATTTTGAAACAGCATCTTCAGCATATTCAGGATTGAGGAATGTAAACTTCCCCCACTTTGTTTCATCTGAGGCCACCTGAAGATTTCCAAAGAGCTTATAAAAATTAGCAACACCAGAGATAAGAGTATCCACCAAGCGAATAAGCTCCTTGTCATTCAACTCACAAGCATTTTGATGCAAAACCTCTACTGTCAGACACCTCTTCTCAAGTTCCAAATGCTTGATTTCAGCACCTGAGCCAAACAAGGCAAGAGAACAATCGCCAGGTTTTCCTGGAAATAAACTTTTCTCAAGGCACTCATTCCTCAACATCATAGCTTCACATTCCACTGCATCGTTAACGATGCCAAACACCTTTTCTATGTCTTGTTCTTTAGCAAATAGCACAACCTCATTATTTCTGAAGTCAACCTCAACAGTCACACGGTCATCCCTGAATTCTTGCTGGAGAAATGAGATTATCTTCTGCTGATTTTGGCCTGATTTTCCACAAAATCTCCTCAACAAATTATTTCCAAGTCCACTAATGACCTTCACCTGCAATTTATGCTTCTCCAGACGCTGAATCAAAGGCATGGGATGAATCATACACAAAGCATCAGGATCAACAGCAGTTACACATACCAAATATTGATTTGGTACTGACAATATTTCCGTAAACACTACCCACTCAGGTTTGCTGTTATAAATGAGCAATGAGCAAGAGGGATGAAGTTTCACAGCCTGATCCGTCGAAATCACCTGGTAACCAAACCTTTCGTGTCCAGAAAACATAGCAAGATTACCAGAAAGAGATGtgagaataattttttttagcaactTATCATGCTCAGTGGACTCCTCAGGGTTCCAACACCAGTAACTTGGGACAATGATGTTTAACTCATGTTTTAAACAATTCTCAAGCTCTGATATTGTTTCCTGGCACCTCCTCATGGTCTTGGCATTGATGCTATTCTGCCAGCACCACATATTCCTGTTTTCATGTGCATCCTCCCACTCCTTATATACAGCTAGTAAAGTGAACAGATCTCCATCTTGATGACAGAATGGGACCTTTAGACGGTCAGCTTTGTTTTTCACCTCATCTGTGCCCACTCTACAAAATATGCTGCTAGAATTCGCCATAACAGCAGCTAGGACTACACCTTCCTTCCTCAAACCAAAACTACAGCAATCAAGCATGATTTTTCCAAGCCTTGGTTCAATTCCCAATTTAACCAGGTGGCGACCAGTATCAGTCAGCTCATAGCCATCACATTTATATTCCACAGCACCCAGTTGTTCAAGATTCTTCACAGCCATATTAATGGCTTCTGGGTTTGGGGCATCAACAAATTCAAAGCTCTGTACATCCCTAATACCTAGCGCAAGAATTCTCAGAACAGCAGTGCCAAGATGAACTTTACGGATTTCAGGTTCTTGATGCACTTCCATCATACTGAAGTCAGATTCAGAGTAAAGCCTGTAACACCTCCCTGCTGCAGTCCGACCTGCTCGACCAGCGCGCTGATTAGCAGAACTTTGGGAGATCCAATTGACTTTTAGTACATTCAGACCACTACTAGGCACATATCTGCTCTCCTTAGCTAATCCAGAATCAACAACATACTTCACTTCTTGTATGGTCAATGATGTTTCAGCTATATTTGTGCAgaagattatttttctcttcccATGATAGCTCTTGAAAACTAGACTTTGCTCTACGTGGGAAAGCTTTCCATGCATCGGAAGTACCACAGCATCCGCATCGCTGAAGTTTTCACATGCCCATTCAACTTCGAGTTGAGAAGTCAAGAAAGCAAGGATAGCACCCTCTTCTTCATTCTTGTGAATGATGCCTACCATTCTCACAACATCATAAACATACGAAGCAGTAGCACAAGAACCACGCAGATGGTTTGGCACGGTATTGAAGGAAGCTTCTTCTGATAGATCTGGGACATATTTAATTTCAACAGGGAAACTTCGCCCTTTAACATGAAATGTTTGGCAGCCATAGAAATACTCAGCAAGTCTATTAGAATCAGCTGTGGCAGACATTATAATAAGTCTCAAATCAAGCCTATCAAGCAGTTTCTTCTTAATCAAAGCTAACAGAAGGTCAGTGTTCAAGCTTCGTTCATGAGCTTCATcaacaataatatatgaaatgCCATCCAGTCCCATGTCATTCATGCAGAAATGCAAAAGGCAGTTATCTGTGGTATATATAATCTTTGAACTGAAGTCATGATAATCTAAAAAGGTTGAATATGATAGCACAAAGTTGTTGCCATAGCAGCCGGTGCTTTCTTCATTTACTCTGTGTGCCAATGACATAGCTGCAATTTTGCGAGGTTGAGTACAGATAATTGAGCCATTAGCAGCAAGACCTGAATCAGCAAGATACTGAACCAACTGTGTGCTCTTCCCAGAGCCAGTTTCCCCAATCAAGATCATTACCTATGAAAAACAAATCTCAGACAAATTAGAGAGTGATTTTTTGCATAAGAATGATTTACAAGTTTAATTAACTAAGTGAAAGTAAATACAGAAAGGTAGAGGTGCGACACAATAGCTACTGGCAAGCTTGGACAAGCTATTAATCAAAACTCCTGTGCCTCATAAGCAAAAATGCATcttatttataagcataaaggCAGTCAATAACACTATGTGCAATTCCTTTGAAAAACCATGAGCAAGAATATTCTGCGaatgcacatattttttttaaaaaaaacaatataacatGTGTtgatttataattagactgcAGGAGCACATATAAAGGCTCTGACATCATGCACACAACCAAACTCCAAACTGAACTCTTTTTCCAGAGTTCCAAATCATACGAACAACCAAATGGTTATTGCTGCATTGCAAacttccaagttccaaccCACTACATATAAAACTGCATAGAGAGCTCCAGCTCTCACCTGGTTAGCAAAAATGTGATCTACAATGTTCCTGCGATAAGCGTAGATGGGTAGCCCCTCCTTAAGCCTTCTACATTCCCGCAGCATTATCATGTGCAGCCTAGCAAAGTTCATCTCACCACCACCCCCAATCCCAAACACCTCCAAAccttcctccgcctccgcctcctcgtccttATCCTCCATCCCACGCAACAATGCACGTCGTATCGACCTCATCGCAGCTTTGTACTCGGCAATTTTGGCATCTACCAAGTCCTTCTCAGCCTCGAGTGTTCTCTTCTGGACCTGCAGCTGTTCAAAGTCACCAATGCGATTGCGTGCTGCCAGGCGGCGTTTCACCGTCTGGATGGAGGCCGCAAGCTCGGAGGAGCGGGCGGCCGTGAGAGAGACGAGGTCGGAGTCGATGAGGCGGGAGGTATGGGCGGCGAAGAGAGAGGCGATGAGGGGGGCGGCGTGGGAGGCGAGGGCGGGATAGGGGACGTCCGGCGTGAGGAGGTGGAGGCCCTCGAGGCGGAGCGACCACAGCtcgtgcgcggcggcggcggctgccggcAGGGAGCGGAAGAGGAGGCGCGCGGCCAGGCGGCCGGACGAGCACACCGACAGATTGTCCGGGGGAGGGGACGTGAGGCCCGCGACGAGGGCCTCCACCTCCGTGGCCGGTGGGGCCGAGAGGTTGGAACCCCCCCGGAGGAGATTCACAGCGAACTGCCGCGGGGCCGGCTGCTGCGCCGGCCGGtacctctgctgctgctgctgctggtgctggtggtagcggtgcgggggCGGCGGGCCCCAATCCGGCGGGCGGAAGGGCCGGCTGTCGTTAGATCggcgcatggcggcggcggaggcgaggtgGGGTCCCTTCCGACTTCCGAGGGTTTGGGGAGGTTTTGGCGGTGGGTTGGGATCgacgggaggaggggagggaaaggttggggggggggggggggggggacgaACCGAACCGAACCGAGGCCCTTCTCGCGGTTTTGTTTCCGTTTccgtttctatttatatttcttttttttttccagataGCATCCGTTTCAACTTTCAGGCGTGCTGATGATGAACTCACGATTCACGAACGCCAGCCTGAACGGACGGCTGTGCGCCTGTGCGTGGTGCAAAGGCGTTCGGTTCGTTCCGAGCATTTCCTATTCCAACTAGATATATGGCCGTATCTAGtttatattactccctccatatttaaatttaaatgttagacgacatctaacaaaaaaaaatacgagGGAGTACTATTGTTTTTCCATGTAATTAGCATAGCTAGAGGTAATTCGGATGGCGTGACTATCCTAATTTTAACTCACAAGTACACTCCCTTATTCGGCTAAAATAATCACCGTCCACTGTAACCAAATAGAAATACATGCA includes:
- the LOC102713654 gene encoding ATP-dependent RNA helicase DEAH11, chloroplastic-like, encoding MRRSNDSRPFRPPDWGPPPPHRYHQHQQQQQQRYRPAQQPAPRQFAVNLLRGGSNLSAPPATEVEALVAGLTSPPPDNLSVCSSGRLAARLLFRSLPAAAAAAHELWSLRLEGLHLLTPDVPYPALASHAAPLIASLFAAHTSRLIDSDLVSLTAARSSELAASIQTVKRRLAARNRIGDFEQLQVQKRTLEAEKDLVDAKIAEYKAAMRSIRRALLRGMEDKDEEAEAEEGLEVFGIGGGGEMNFARLHMIMLRECRRLKEGLPIYAYRRNIVDHIFANQVMILIGETGSGKSTQLVQYLADSGLAANGSIICTQPRKIAAMSLAHRVNEESTGCYGNNFVLSYSTFLDYHDFSSKIIYTTDNCLLHFCMNDMGLDGISYIIVDEAHERSLNTDLLLALIKKKLLDRLDLRLIIMSATADSNRLAEYFYGCQTFHVKGRSFPVEIKYVPDLSEEASFNTVPNHLRGSCATASYVYDVVRMVGIIHKNEEEGAILAFLTSQLEVEWACENFSDADAVVLPMHGKLSHVEQSLVFKSYHGKRKIIFCTNIAETSLTIQEVKYVVDSGLAKESRYVPSSGLNVLKVNWISQSSANQRAGRAGRTAAGRCYRLYSESDFSMMEVHQEPEIRKVHLGTAVLRILALGIRDVQSFEFVDAPNPEAINMAVKNLEQLGAVEYKCDGYELTDTGRHLVKLGIEPRLGKIMLDCCSFGLRKEGVVLAAVMANSSSIFCRVGTDEVKNKADRLKVPFCHQDGDLFTLLAVYKEWEDAHENRNMWCWQNSINAKTMRRCQETISELENCLKHELNIIVPSYWCWNPEESTEHDKLLKKIILTSLSGNLAMFSGHERFGYQVISTDQAVKLHPSCSLLIYNSKPEWVVFTEILSVPNQYLVCVTAVDPDALCMIHPMPLIQRLEKHKLQVKVISGLGNNLLRRFCGKSGQNQQKIISFLQQEFRDDRVTVEVDFRNNEVVLFAKEQDIEKVFGIVNDAVECEAMMLRNECLEKSLFPGKPGDCSLALFGSGAEIKHLELEKRCLTVEVLHQNACELNDKELIRLVDTLISGVANFYKLFGNLQVASDETKWGKFTFLNPEYAEDAVSKLNGMEFHGSPLKVVQVCSFNNRGLPFPAVRAKVSWPLKRSRGLALVTCANGEAEFIVKDCFALAVGGRYINCEVSTRHENCIFVKGIPLHVTEPELYDAFRSTTTRTIVDIHLLRGTPIAPPSASLCAEALIREISSFMPKKNFPAQNFRVEVFPPEENDSVMRATITFDGSLHREAARALEHLEGHVLPCCLPWQIIQCQHVFHSTVSCPVRVYNVISQAVASLLESFRSQKGVSYNLEKNEYGIFRVKLTANATKTIADLRRPLEILMKGKTINHPDLTLSAVQLLMSRDGVADLKSVEQETSTYIMYDRQSLNIKIFGLQDQVAAAEEKLVHALRQLCENKPLDIRLRGRNLPPNLMKKILKKFGADLEGLKRDVPAADLRLNLRHHTLYVRGSKEDKQRVEELISEVVTSNTHNGLVQLPLENACPICLCEVEDPFKLESCGHTFCLTCLVDQCESAMKSHDGFPLCCLKDGCKKQLLVVDLRCLLSSEKLEELFRASLRSFVASNAGRYRFCPTPDCPSIYQVASANAESKPFVCGACFVEICNKCHIEYHPFISCETYKEYKEDPDATLLEWRKGKDNVKVCPSCGFTIEKADGCNHVECRCGSHICWACLESFRSSDECYGHLRSVHLSY